The DNA window GCTTAGACAAACCACTAAAGGGCAAGCGTATTGGTGTATTTACGGCGGTGCAAGGTAATCACCCTGCGATTATCAACGCTTTCGAATCTTCAGCAAAGACCATGGAAGCATTGGGTGCCGAATTGGTAACCATCGACAAGTTCGAGACGCCGGAAGGTTTTTGGGGCAAAGCACTAAACGTACTATTAACTGAATTTAAGCATGAGCTAAATTTGTATTTGGAAAATGCAGCGCCTGCAGTTAAAACGCGCTCATTAGCCGACCTCATTACCTTCAATGATAATAGCAAGCGTGAGTTGGTTATTTTTGACCAAAGCTTGTTTGTCCGTTCGCAAGCGACCACAGGTTACGATGATGAATATCAAGAAAACGTGGCTTTTTTGCAAAACGCGACTAGAAAGGAAGGTATTGACTTACTGCTCTCAAAATACAAAGTAGATGCGATAATAATGCCTAGCCAAACAGCTGCATTCTTAATTGACCCAGTTTATGGTGATAGTTTTGCTGGCGGCTCTGCCGGGGCAGGTTGGTTGGCAGCGGTTGCAGGTTACCCTCATGTAAGTGTCCCTATGGGAACAATGAAAGGGCTGCCGATTAACCTGAGCTTTATAGGCAAAGCGTGGGACGAGGCATTACTATTGAACTTAGCGCATCAGTATGAAAAAGAAACCAAAGCGATGGTGAAGCCTAGCTTTGCGAGTGGCGCATATGAAACACCGTATTTTAAAGAGGCGATGCGTCCTTTGAAGTAAAATTGATAAAGCAGTTCAAGCGCTCAGCGTCGAGCTCATTATTTGCGAGCTCGCTGCTTACGTTTTAGCTGTATGACTCGTTATCTCGTCAAATAGAAACAAAAAAGGCTGCTTTGTAATAAAGCAGCCTTTCTTATCATTGGAGCTAGCGGTTTGCGTTTCGCAAATTAGCCTGCTTTTTTCATCCAAGCAGAACACCAGCCTTTCGCGTTCACTACTTTACCTGGGAAGATACCGCATGGACGCCATTCTTGGCCTGCTTCACCCTGTATGTATTGGCAATTTGCACAGTTGTTGCCTTCTACTTTTGACTCATGCACGTACTTTAAAGCAACAGCAGTTGGGTCATCTAATTTAACTTGTTCTTGTGCGTTCGCGCGAAGTGCAACGCCGCCTAAAGTTAAACCGATAAGAGTTGAGCCTGATAATTTTAAAAAGTCGCGACGATTAACATTGTTCATAGTGCGTATCCCAATTTGTAGACGAAAATAATAATGATTCTCTTTTACGTTAGCCCTAAAATGCAAAAACTCGCCAATAAAGGCGAGTTCGTGAGTCTAACGAAGTTGTTAATTACTTCTATATATACTTATACACAAACAATCCGGATCGATCTAGTTAAATAAAAAGTTAATTGCTGCGAATACGTCAATTTGTGTTTCTAATTGTGCAACAAATAACTATTCATCATCAACAGAGCTTTCGTCGCTGGGTAGCTTGACGAGTAACCAAACGATGAGCGCGACAACGCCGATAGCAATGCCGCAAACTAATAATAACTGATCTAAATTTGGTATCATGCTGATGCTCCCGTTAGGTCTTCTTTACCGGAATGGTATGTAATTTCTCATTCGCTTTAGCATATCCATACCGAGCGATCCGTTGAGTGGAATGATACGAGTCCAATGAAGAAATTGCCACCGAACCAGCAGCTTCAATATCAACATAGCCATCATCACTCACCCATTGAGGTTCAACAATTACCTCAACAATCTGCCCAATCACAAGCTCTGTCTGGTTAATTGCCAGAAGCTGTATATCCTGCACCTGCATGCCCAGTTTAATGTGTGACTCTAAGACATAAGGCGCCTTCACTTGGTCAGTCATTTGCGGCGTTAACCCTATTTTTTCGAATTCACTTTCTTCGAAATCGTACCTGGCTGACGTCTGATGCGCCTTTTCAACCATTGAAGCGCAAATATGGTTGATTGTATATTCGCCGGTATCTTTAATATTTTGCAGCGTATCGCGAGGCACAGTGTGCGGGCGCATTATCATGCCCAAAAGGGGCGGGTGCGCCCCAATGTGAAATACCGAGCTCACCACGGCAAGATTATCGACGCCTTTTGTACCGTCTTTTTTGCTAGCAGAACGAGTGCCTATCAAGTTACCGCTCTTAAAGCCGGATAATGAATTGATAAAATTGGCTCTAACGCGCTGTACCATATTATCGATGTCACTCGCATTAAAGTGTTTTGCTTGTGCATTAACCAACTTTTTATTCATCTCAGTCATCGTCCCTTTTGGCGATAATTTCAATTCCAAATCCGTTATCTATGATGCTTAACTCGATAGGAGAGCAGCAAATCTGGCAATCAACTATTTGCTGTTGACCAACGTCGTTCGCTTCATCAATCTCCAAATCGTTGTATGTCATACAATACGGACATTCAAATTTCTCAGCATTAGTTAGACTCATTTCTCTACCTTGTTAATATGTATCTCTTAAATACTTTACTCAAAAAAACACTGCACTTTTTTGACTTTGCCGGCGTAAAGAATATTGGTCTACTCTGCTGCAGCGCTCATTTGTATATTGCCGGCAGTTGATATTAATTCATCTTTACCTGTTGTGTTACGAATATAAAACTAAGTTGGACGTATTGCTTACTAGAAAATTTCCAAGAAGGTCCGATTTCGGTGTTTGCTTACTATGCAAACGAAAAACGTTTTTGACCTTTCATCATTTGATCCCAAAGAAAATGCATCGCCGTACGTTTTTCAAAAAGCACTACAGCAAACCTGAACTCGCAGCTGGCATTGATATTTGCAGGCAGTGTCACACCGGTTTACACAAGCGCTTTTCAGAAATGGAGCTAGCCAAACAGCTTAATAACATCGACGCTATTCAAAATGAACCTGCACTGGCTGAATACTTTAACTGGGTGAGTAAACAAAAAGTCCAATAGATGAACAACAAAACAAAATACTGTATATGCAAACAGTTATTTAGTATGCTTGCTATCACTGAATATTCACCACAAGCTGCGGCTAAGTCACATCCTTGCCCAACGGGCGCGCCGACTGATTGCATTAGCCCAATTGATGTGAAAACTACGATAAAGAGAAGAGCACACAAATATTGCGACCGTTA is part of the Glaciecola nitratireducens FR1064 genome and encodes:
- a CDS encoding high-potential iron-sulfur protein, whose translation is MNNVNRRDFLKLSGSTLIGLTLGGVALRANAQEQVKLDDPTAVALKYVHESKVEGNNCANCQYIQGEAGQEWRPCGIFPGKVVNAKGWCSAWMKKAG
- a CDS encoding flavin reductase family protein, which encodes MNKKLVNAQAKHFNASDIDNMVQRVRANFINSLSGFKSGNLIGTRSASKKDGTKGVDNLAVVSSVFHIGAHPPLLGMIMRPHTVPRDTLQNIKDTGEYTINHICASMVEKAHQTSARYDFEESEFEKIGLTPQMTDQVKAPYVLESHIKLGMQVQDIQLLAINQTELVIGQIVEVIVEPQWVSDDGYVDIEAAGSVAISSLDSYHSTQRIARYGYAKANEKLHTIPVKKT
- a CDS encoding CPXCG motif-containing cysteine-rich protein — translated: MSLTNAEKFECPYCMTYNDLEIDEANDVGQQQIVDCQICCSPIELSIIDNGFGIEIIAKRDDD